In Sphingomonas sp. SUN019, one genomic interval encodes:
- a CDS encoding universal stress protein yields MRIYLTVIDDTPEAEIALRFAARRAVKTGGGVEILALIPQQEFIAFGGVQATIEDEARLQAEGLVAKAAGTLIEESGLRPSIVVRQGDGPKIIREMIAANADIAALVLGAAASGAPGPLVTHFAGDVGALPVPLMIIPGNLDRAAIDRLS; encoded by the coding sequence ATGCGCATCTATCTGACCGTCATCGACGACACGCCGGAGGCGGAAATCGCGTTGCGCTTCGCCGCCCGCCGCGCGGTGAAAACCGGCGGCGGGGTCGAAATCCTCGCGCTGATCCCACAACAGGAATTCATTGCGTTCGGCGGCGTGCAGGCGACGATCGAGGACGAGGCGCGGCTGCAGGCCGAAGGACTGGTCGCGAAAGCGGCGGGCACGCTGATCGAGGAATCGGGGCTGCGACCGTCGATCGTCGTGCGGCAAGGGGACGGGCCGAAGATCATCCGCGAGATGATCGCCGCAAATGCCGACATCGCCGCGCTGGTGCTGGGCGCTGCAGCCAGCGGCGCGCCGGGACCGCTGGTCACGCATTTCGCGGGTGACGTCGGCGCATTGCCCGTGCCGCTGATGATCATCCCCGGCAATCTCGACCGCGCGGCGATCGACCGGTTGAGCTGA
- a CDS encoding pyruvate dehydrogenase complex dihydrolipoamide acetyltransferase produces MPIEIKMPALSPTMEEGTLAKWLVKEGDTVKSGDLMAEIETDKATMEFEAVDEGVIGKIMVAEGTDNVKVGTVIALLNGEGEEATPAPAAKEKPEAKAKPKNVEAPKAEAKPAEAPKLAPVKSDGGDRVKASPLARRIAAEKGVDLSGLSGSGPNGRIVRADIEGAKPGATAPAGAAEAPAMAAPAKPATVPDIPHEATKLSNVRKTIARRLTESKQTVPHIYLTVDVRLDALLALRAELNKGLEKRGVKLSVNDLMIKAQAVALMQVPACNVMFTPDQLITFSRADISVAVSTPSGLITPIIEGADTATLSSISTKMKDLAARARDGKLKPEEYQGGTASISNMGMYGITQFDAVINPPQGMILAIGAGEKRPWVMEDGSLGVATVMSATGSFDHRAIDGADGAAFMQAFKALVESPLAMLA; encoded by the coding sequence ATGCCGATCGAGATCAAGATGCCCGCTTTGTCGCCTACGATGGAGGAGGGCACGCTGGCCAAATGGCTGGTCAAGGAAGGCGACACGGTAAAATCCGGCGACCTGATGGCCGAGATCGAGACCGACAAGGCGACGATGGAATTCGAGGCGGTCGACGAAGGCGTGATCGGCAAGATCATGGTCGCTGAGGGAACCGACAATGTGAAGGTCGGGACGGTGATCGCGCTGCTGAACGGCGAGGGTGAGGAAGCGACGCCTGCCCCCGCTGCGAAGGAAAAGCCGGAGGCCAAGGCCAAGCCGAAAAATGTGGAGGCGCCGAAAGCCGAGGCGAAACCGGCCGAAGCACCGAAGCTCGCACCCGTGAAGAGCGATGGCGGTGACCGCGTGAAGGCCAGCCCGCTCGCGCGCAGGATCGCCGCAGAGAAGGGCGTCGATCTTTCCGGGCTTTCTGGTTCGGGTCCGAACGGCCGGATCGTTCGTGCCGACATCGAGGGCGCGAAGCCCGGCGCGACCGCACCCGCTGGTGCTGCCGAAGCGCCGGCCATGGCTGCCCCGGCCAAGCCCGCCACGGTTCCCGACATTCCGCACGAGGCGACCAAGCTCAGCAACGTGCGGAAAACGATCGCGCGCCGCTTGACCGAATCGAAGCAGACCGTTCCGCACATCTACCTGACGGTCGACGTGCGGCTCGATGCGCTGCTGGCCTTGCGCGCCGAGTTGAACAAGGGACTCGAGAAGCGCGGCGTGAAGCTGTCGGTCAACGATCTGATGATCAAGGCGCAGGCGGTCGCGTTGATGCAGGTGCCCGCGTGCAACGTGATGTTCACGCCCGACCAGCTCATCACGTTCAGCCGCGCCGACATATCGGTCGCGGTGTCGACGCCCTCGGGCCTGATCACGCCGATCATCGAAGGTGCGGATACCGCAACGCTGTCCAGCATCTCCACGAAGATGAAGGATCTCGCCGCCCGCGCGCGCGACGGGAAGCTGAAGCCGGAGGAATATCAGGGCGGTACCGCCTCGATCAGCAACATGGGGATGTACGGCATCACGCAGTTCGATGCGGTCATCAATCCGCCGCAGGGCATGATCCTGGCGATCGGCGCGGGCGAGAAGCGCCCGTGGGTGATGGAGGACGGCTCGCTCGGTGTCGCCACCGTGATGTCGGCGACCGGCAGCTTCGATCATCGCGCGATCGACGGCGCGGACGGCGCGGCCTTCATGCAGGCGTTCAAGGCGCTGGTGGAAAGTCCGCTGGCGATGCTGGCCTGA
- the dapE gene encoding succinyl-diaminopimelate desuccinylase: MTDPVALASALIACDSVTPARGRVFDVLQAALEPIGFAVERFVTGDEPDGPVENLLAVRGGGGRHFAFAGHLDVVPPGEGWTSGAFTPEVRGGLLHGRGAVDMKGAIAAFVAACARVDAGGTISLIITGDEEGPAIFGTRALIERMAERGLTPDLCLVGEPTSVNRLGDMMKIGRRGSVNIWIDVPGRQGHVAYPHLADNPIRHLVAILAEIGALTLDTGSDWFQPSNIEVTDVTVGNPATNVIPARATARLSIRFNDLQRGDDLVRRIEAIVHTHAPAATVVARISGEAFLTEPGAFSTLVADAVEGKTGVRPELSTTGGTSDARFLSALCPTVEFGLINATMHKLDEAVALDDLALLTDIYADVIERALR; the protein is encoded by the coding sequence ATGACCGATCCGGTCGCGCTGGCCTCCGCGCTGATCGCCTGCGACAGCGTCACTCCCGCGCGCGGCCGCGTGTTCGATGTGCTGCAGGCCGCGCTGGAGCCGATCGGCTTCGCGGTCGAACGCTTCGTCACCGGCGACGAACCAGACGGGCCGGTCGAAAATCTGCTGGCGGTGCGCGGCGGCGGAGGACGGCATTTCGCCTTCGCCGGGCACCTCGACGTCGTACCTCCGGGCGAGGGCTGGACCAGCGGCGCGTTCACGCCGGAAGTGCGCGGGGGCCTGCTCCACGGCCGCGGCGCGGTCGACATGAAGGGCGCGATCGCCGCCTTCGTCGCCGCCTGCGCGCGGGTCGATGCGGGCGGCACGATCAGCCTGATCATTACGGGCGACGAGGAAGGCCCCGCCATCTTCGGCACCCGCGCACTGATCGAACGCATGGCGGAACGCGGGCTGACGCCCGACCTGTGCCTGGTCGGCGAACCCACGTCCGTGAACCGGCTGGGCGACATGATGAAGATCGGCAGGCGCGGGTCGGTCAACATCTGGATCGACGTGCCCGGACGGCAGGGCCACGTCGCCTACCCGCATCTGGCCGACAATCCGATCAGGCATCTGGTCGCTATCTTGGCGGAGATCGGCGCACTGACGCTCGATACCGGAAGCGACTGGTTCCAGCCGTCAAACATCGAGGTCACCGACGTGACCGTCGGCAATCCCGCCACCAACGTCATTCCCGCCCGCGCCACCGCGCGGCTCAGCATCCGCTTCAACGATCTCCAGCGCGGCGACGATCTCGTCCGCCGCATCGAAGCCATCGTTCACACCCACGCCCCCGCCGCAACGGTGGTGGCGCGCATTTCCGGAGAGGCGTTCCTGACCGAACCGGGTGCATTCTCGACGCTGGTCGCTGATGCCGTGGAGGGGAAAACCGGCGTACGGCCCGAACTGTCGACGACCGGCGGCACCTCCGACGCGCGCTTCCTGTCGGCGCTCTGCCCCACGGTCGAATTCGGGTTGATCAACGCCACGATGCATAAGCTGGACGAGGCGGTCGCGCTGGACGATCTGGCGCTGCTGACCGATATCTACGCGGACGTCATCGAACGCGCCTTACGCTGA
- a CDS encoding glutathione S-transferase family protein, translating to MKLIIGNKAYSSWSLRGWLACKQSGIPFEEVVVPLYDADWDKRREGDEFAPSQGKVPILWDGDAVVWDSLAIIEYLADKVGRDIFWPEDDAARAMARSMAAEMHSSFAALRRKHSMNVRQAFPPQRPDDDVLADLTRIMELWAQARARFGGGKDGEGEFLFGEFGAADIMFAPVCTRIVTYSLPVARFAASYIHAVLNHPFMQDWIAGAQEEEWVIEQFEVQPAA from the coding sequence ATGAAACTCATCATCGGCAATAAGGCCTACTCATCCTGGTCGCTGCGCGGCTGGCTGGCGTGCAAACAATCGGGCATCCCGTTCGAGGAAGTCGTCGTGCCGCTGTACGACGCCGATTGGGACAAGCGCCGCGAGGGCGACGAATTCGCGCCGAGCCAGGGCAAGGTGCCGATCCTGTGGGACGGGGACGCGGTGGTGTGGGACAGCCTCGCCATTATCGAGTATCTAGCTGACAAGGTCGGGCGCGACATATTCTGGCCTGAGGACGACGCCGCGCGCGCGATGGCGCGGTCGATGGCGGCGGAAATGCACTCCAGCTTCGCCGCGCTCCGCCGCAAGCACAGCATGAATGTGCGGCAGGCGTTCCCCCCGCAACGCCCCGACGACGACGTGCTCGCCGACCTCACGCGCATCATGGAATTGTGGGCGCAGGCGCGCGCGCGCTTCGGCGGCGGGAAGGATGGCGAAGGCGAATTCCTGTTCGGCGAATTCGGCGCGGCGGACATCATGTTCGCGCCCGTCTGCACCCGCATCGTCACCTATTCATTGCCGGTCGCGCGCTTCGCCGCGAGCTACATCCACGCGGTACTCAACCATCCCTTCATGCAGGACTGGATCGCGGGCGCGCAGGAAGAGGAATGGGTGATCGAACAGTTCGAGGTCCAGCCCGCGGCATGA